A DNA window from Calliopsis andreniformis isolate RMS-2024a unplaced genomic scaffold, iyCalAndr_principal scaffold0120, whole genome shotgun sequence contains the following coding sequences:
- the LOC143187610 gene encoding uncharacterized protein LOC143187610 translates to MSTPQREQALSPSLESDMEDIVSRVRGLTRLVTNPKKKGRSSFTIFLLKEKLNYATEVWRDVLERVSRLKQGIPLHHRKGIPFFDQEVLQDAEDTFHEVQDFLMTEIAQLVEAKERVELGINQRKAEGAGFDNTQIPVELPKQSLPKFSGDSRKWRHFEDLFTAGVKNNQRLSDAQRLQYLNACLEGEALATIAEFEIADRNFSEAWDALKKRFGNPRTIITQLLETLRKLRMIKKGDLPSFQQVTVSWRQTLAALKRLGRPTKEWSDVLVILIKEKLEAALQWEWEMSIQSDTDFPSFDDMMKFLDGQERALVALEHQRCNAKAEVTPKSRIRQHNAVVENAPPTPEKCVFCEQPHVVATCKKFKTLSPEQRFQYMKNNQYCINCLASTHTVTHCRTSVSCKQCNGRHHTILHFDTQKVGTSNRRTTNKPNQGKREAGRSNVPARSPVQANVNTNSRASTSADNVASHCGATESVTGSVFLATADVRVYGKGGTSRIARALIDQGSEASFITASLVNDLRLARRKTQAMVTGLGGGKTHEITHSADIRFGSTRCTAQAFRTSAYIVPKITSYVPPSVRISDAEILSELTLADPDPASDRPIEVLIGAEVYASIIRRGFRRINKTGPIAQETALGWILSGPIDAANSSPNPVRTLHCSVLESLDKAIRRFWEIEEVPSTLVNTKAEDECEEHFVKTVARDATGRFIVRLPFNHSNPDELLGDSLPIALSALTRLRRKLDLNQTLVKEYSEFLTEYESLNHMTRLESVDNMRLYIPHRAVIRTESATTKLRVVFNASSKTAGGRSLNDLLHVGPKLQTDITAVLTRWRLYEYVLVADIEKMFRQILVAKEDRRFQCIVWRTPSTERLIAYELNTVTYGTACAPYLSMRTLLELKKQDGDRYPLAAPVLEKDVYVDDVFMGAPDKPLLERIRKQTCELLQRGGFNLRKWAGNSSDLLRNIPQSSHSHAVDLNLFDDSELKVLGLRWIPSGDFFYFNLQRFQPSATPITKRTLFSEIAKLYDPLGWLSPVMIRAKILMQAQWLEKIQWDEHVSAETHKMWNTFCVDWNRLNDWKLPRWIRYGADAISVELHGFCDASLAAYSAVTYLRVTTVNNEVFTSLLMAKTRVAPIKTQSIPVLELNGAVLLAELIVHLRKSLSLPIDRVVCWTDSTIALAWLKKHPSTWTVVVANRVSKIQTSLPSAEWRYVPTRSNPADLNSRGIEAADFLQSRLWMFGPGWLSGPEVEWPAMPASVETTESKRIAHAHVTTPKPEWKFLFRFQTWRKLLRVTAYCLRWRKQTRAEQGSPDSRVIEASELRIATERIVRHIQGTHFSEEYRCLKKRRGIPEKSPLKSLNPFLDENDVLRVGGRLENATLAWETKHPIILPKHYVSTLIIRQCHVDTLHGGLQLTLHTVRQSYWILGCRNAAKTVINKCMRCVRWRSSASTQIMQHLIPERCRPAKAFDNCGVDYAGPYRVRDSAGRGKTAHKAYIAVFVCYATRAVHIELVHDYTTSAFLAALDRFVARRGIPSCIFSDNGTNFVGADRELRKQFCEAFSSTEMQNKCSSMGIRWRFNPPSAPHFGGMQEAGVKSVKHHLKRTLGEFTPTGEEMQTLLCKIEASLNSRPIAPLSDHPDDYALLTPGHFLTGGPLNAIPLQSVETEKLSRLSRWRAIQKFHEQLWRHWTRDYLTHLQNRYKWRTTQLQLQPGDLVLVQNPLLPPNQWEMGRIEEVFPGKDENVRVVKVRTAKSTYTRPITRMCKLPVDEPAAATVAEVEQAK, encoded by the coding sequence ATGTCCACTCCCCAAAGAGAACAGGCGCTTTCGCCCAGCCTCGAGAGTGACATGGAGGATATCGTCTCGCGAGTCAGAGGTTTGACCCGACTCGTGACGAATCCGAAGAAGAAAGGACGAAGTAGTTTTACTATCTTCCTCCTGAAAGAAAAGCTAAACTATGCCACGGAAGTGTGGAGGGACGTGCTCGAGCGAGTTAGTCGTCTCAAACAGGGCATTCCCCTCCATCACCGTAAAGGTATACCCTTCTTCGATCAGGAGGTGCTTCAGGACGCCGAGGACACGTTCCACGAGGTCCAGGATTTCCTAATGACGGAAATCGCACAACTGGTCGAAGCGAAGGAGCGGGTTGAGTTGGGTATTAACCAACGTAAAGCCGAGGGTGCCGGCTTTGACAACACGCAGATTCCAGTCGAGTTGCCTAAGCAAAGCCTTCCAAAGTTCAGCGGTGATTCCAGAAAGTGGAGACACTTTGAGGATCTATTCACCGCTGGCGTGAAGAATAACCAACGGTTGTCCGACGCACAGCGGTTGCAATATTTGAACGCGTGCTTGGAAGGTGAGGCTCTCGCGACGATCGCCGAATTTGAAATTGCGGATCGCAATTTCAGCGAGGCGTGGGACGCCCTGAAGAAACGATTCGGGAACCCACGCACAATTATTACTCAGCTTCTTGAGACCTTACGGAAGCTGAGAATGATAAAAAAAGGCGATCTACCCAGCTTCCAGCAAGTCACAGTGAGCTGGAGACAGACGCTCGCTGCGCTCAAGAGATTGGGGCGCCCTACTAAAGAGTGGAGTGACGTGCTGGTCATTCTCATAAAAGAGAAGCTGGAAGCAGCCCTGCAGTGGGAGTGGGAAATGTCTATCCAATCGGACACGGACTTCCCGTCGTTTGACGACATGATGAAGTTCCTTGACGGACAGGAGCGCGCGTTGGTGGCATTGGAACACCAACGATGCAACGCAAAGGCGGAAGTCACGCCGAAATCTCGCATACGGCAGCATAACGCCGTGGTCGAGAATGCTCCCCCTACTCCCGAAAAGTGCGTGTTTTGTGAACAACCGCACGTAGTTGCTACGTGTAAAAAGTTCAAGACACTTTCGCCGGAACAGCGGTTTCAATACATGAAGAATAATCAGTATTGTATAAACTGCTTGGCGTCAACGCACACGGTGACACACTGTCGAACCAGCGTGTCATGTAAACAGTGTAACGGACGGCATCATACCATCCTGCACTTTGATACACAGAAAGTCGGCACAAGTAACCGTCGTACGACGAACAAGCCAAATCAGGGCAAGCGGGAAGCGGGACGGAGCAACGTTCCTGCGCGCAGTCCTGTACAGGCAAACGTAAACACGAATTCTCGTGCTTCTACGTCAGCCGACAACGTTGCGTCTCACTGTGGTGCGACAGAGAGCGTAACGGGATCTGTGTTTCTGGCGACAGCTGATGTGCGAGTCTATGGAAAGGGAGGTACGTCGCGTATCGCGCGTGCACTCATTGATCAGGGATCTGAGGCCTCCTTCATAACAGCGAGTCTGGTGAATGATCTACGACTCGCGCGAAGGAAAACCCAAGCCATGGTAACCGGCTTGGGGGGCGGAAAGACCCATGAGATTACGCACAGCGCGGACATTAGATTCGGGTCAACACGGTGCACTGCACAGGCGTTCCGCACTAGTGCATACATCGTCCCGAAAATTACGTCCTACGTTCCACCGTCGGTTCGCATCTCAGATGCTGAGATCTTAAGTGAACTGACGCTTGCAGATCCAGACCCTGCATCTGATCGACCGATTGAGGTGCTCATCGGTGCAGAGGTGTACGCCAGTATTATTCGACGAGGATTCCGTCGAATAAACAAAACAGGACCGATCGCACAGGAGACGGCCTTGGGCTGGATCCTGTCTGGGCCGATCGACGCAGCAAACTCTTCCCCAAATCCCGTGAGGACGCTGCACTGCAGCGTCCTTGAATCGTTGGACAAGGCGATACGGCGATTCTGGGAGATAGAGGAGGTGCCCTCGACCTTGGTGAACACTAAAGCCGAGGACGAATGCGAAGAGCACTTCGTAAAAACCGTCGCGCGAGACGCGACGGGAAGGTTTATAGTTCGGTTGCCCTTTAACCATTCGAACCCGGACGAGCTGTTGGGCGATTCTCTCCCAATAGCTCTCTCCGCGTTGACAAGGTTGAGGAGAAAACTGGACCTGAACCAAACCCTCGTGAAGGAATACAGTGAGTTTCTCACTGAATACGAGTCGTTAAATCATATGACTCGGCTCGAGTCAGTCGATAACATGCGACTCTATATCCCTCACCGAGCGGTTATTCGCACGGAGAGCGCTACGACGAAGCTGCGCGTCGTGTTTAACGCCTCCAGCAAAACAGCGGGCGGACGCTCGCTGAACGACCTCCTCCACGTAGGTCCAAAATTACAGACTGATATCACCGCCGTATTAACGAGGTGGCGTCTGTACGAATACGTGTTAGTAGCGGATATCGAGAAGATGTTTAGACAAATTCTCGTAGCTAAAGAGGATCGTCGCTTTCAATGCATCGTATGGCGCACCCCCTCGACCGAGCGACTTATCGCTTACGAGTTGAATACCGTCACATACGGTACGGCGTGCGCTCCATACCTTTCGATGCGAACACTTCTCGAGCTGAAAAAACAGGACGGCGACCGGTACCCGCTCGCCGCGCCTGTCCTCGAGAAGGACGTCTACGTAGACGATGTGTTTATGGGAGCTCCCGACAAACCGTTGTTGGAGAGAATCCGTAAACAAACGTGCGAGCTCCTACAGCGAGGTGGATTTAACCTTCGCAAGTGGGCTGGAAATTCGTCAGATTTGTTACGAAATATTCCACAGAGCTCGCACTCACACGCAGTCGACCTTAATttgtttgacgattcagaattaaagGTACTCGGTCTGCGATGGATACCATCTGGAgattttttctatttcaatCTGCAACGGTTTCAACCGTCTGCAACACCGATAACAAAGCGCACTTTGTTTTCGGAGATTGCGAAACTGTACGATCCCCTCGGCTGGCTTTCGCCAGTTATGATCCGTGCGAAAATTTTGATGCAAGCCCAGTGGCTGGAAAAAATCCAGTGGGACGAGCACGTTTCCGCGGAGACGCACAAAATGTGGAACACATTTTGTGTCGATTGGAACAGATTGAACGATTGGAAATTACCCAGATGGATCCGATACGGAGCCGATGCAATCTCTGTGGAGCTCCATGGATTTTGTGACGCATCACTCGCTGCCTATTCCGCCGTCACCTACTTGAGAGTGACGACGGTGAACAATGAAGTGTTTACGTCACTTCTAATGGCAAAAACGCGAGTGGCTCCGATCAAAACGCAGTCGATCCCAGTTCTTGAATTGAACGGGGCCGTACTGCTCGCTGAGCTTATCGTGCATCTGAGAAAGTCGCTCTCACTGCCGATCGATCGTGTTGTCTGTTGGACAGATTCTACGATCGCCCTCGCTTGGCTTAAAAAACACCCATCGACATGGACGGTTGTGGTAGCCAACCGCGTGTCAAAAATCCAAACGTCTCTTCCGAGCGCTGAATGGCGTTACGTTCCAACACGCTCAAATCCCGCGGATTTAAATTCGCGTGGGATAGAGGCTGCAGACTTTCTGCAGTCGAGACTGTGGATGTTTGGACCAGGGTGGCTGAGCGGACCGGAAGTGGAGTGGCCAGCGATGCCAGCTTCCGTGGAGACCACTGAAAGCAAGCGCATAGCGCATGCACATGTAACGACTCCGAAACCGGAATGGAAATTTCTGTTCCGATTTCAAACGTGGAGAAAACTGTTGCGTGTAACGGCGTATTGTCTTCGCTGGCGAAAACAAACACGCGCCGAACAGGGGTCACCCGACAGTCGAGTAATCGAGGCGTCAGAATTGCGAATCGCAACTGAACGTATCGTGCGTCACATACAAGGCACGCATTTCTCAGAAGAGTACCGGTGCTTGAAAAAACGCCGAGGAATACCTGAGAAATCTCCGCTAAAAAGCCTAAACCCTTTTCTCGACGAAAATGACGTCTTGAGGGTTGGCGGACGACTGGAGAACGCGACGCTTGCATGGGAAACCAAGCACCCGATAATACTGCCGAAACATTATGTGTCAACACTCATAATCCGGCAGTGCCACGTGGATACGTTGCACGGGGGCTTGCAGCTGACCTTGCATACTGTGAGGCAAAGCTACTGGATTCTCGGCTGCCGAAACGCAGCGAAGACGGTTATAAACAAATGCATGCGATGCGTGAGATGGCGAAGCAGCGCCTCCACGCAAATAATGCAGCATTTGATACCGGAACGCTGCAGGCCTGCAAAGGCCTTCGACAACTGCGGAGTGGACTACGCGGGGCCTTACCGTGTCCGCGACTCCGCTGGTCGAGGAAAGACGGCTCACAAAGCGTACATCGCGGTGTTCGTTTGTTACGCCACGCGCGCCGTCCACATCGAGCTCGTCCATGATTACACGACGAGCGCGTTTTTAGCTGCACTCGATCGGTTCGTAGCTAGACGTGGTATACCGTCTTGCATTTTTAGCGATAATGGCACCAATTTCGTTGGGGCCGATCGAGAGTTACGTAAGCAGTTCTGTGAGGCGTTTTCCTCCAcagaaatgcaaaacaaatgcaGCTCTATGGGGATAAGGTGGAGGTTTAACCCCCCCAGCGCTCCTCATTTCGGTGGAATGCAGGAAGCCGGCGTAAAATCGGTGAAACACCATTTAAAGCGCACACTGGGTGAATTCACGCCGACGGGAGAGGAAATGCAGACGCTTCTCTGCAAGATCGAAGCGAGTCTCAACTCGCGACCGATCGCCCCCCTGAGTGACCACCCAGATGATTATGCGCTTCTGACGCCCGGGCATTTCCTGACAGGAGGTCCACTAAATGCGATTCCGCTGCAATCGGTGGAAACTGAAAAACTCTCGCGACTATCGCGGTGGAGAGCGATTCAAAAATTTCACGAGCAGCTTTGGAGGCACTGGACGCGAGATTATCTCACGCACCTCCAAAATCGCTATAAGTGGCGCACCACCCaactgcaactgcaaccaggggaTCTGGTGTtagtgcagaatcctcttctCCCCCCTAATCAGTGGGAAATGgggagaattgaggaggtgttCCCGGGTAAGGACGAAAATGTACGGGTGGTAAAAGTCCGTACAGCAAAGTCCACATATACACGTCCGATTACAAGGATGTGTAAGTTACCCGTGGATGAGCCTGCTGCGGCGACGGTTGCCGAGGTCGAGCAGGCGAAATAA